One region of Edaphobacter bradus genomic DNA includes:
- a CDS encoding PEP-CTERM sorting domain-containing protein, which translates to MAFVPGSSTPDSGVVYTPGTVAVAPGLWHSPVPNSTWISFGQTGPTTPVGAQPGGHFAPNGDYFFTTTFTLNGQATAFTFSVLADDTTAVFLDGTGSGNTLMKAAPGGNVICQNALPNCLNVDTVTQADIPGALALLTPGTHTLTFDVQQIGSFDLGLDWDATVNTVPEPSTLFLLGTGLLGGAGAMYRKIRA; encoded by the coding sequence ATGGCCTTTGTTCCCGGCTCATCGACACCCGACTCGGGTGTCGTATACACGCCCGGAACCGTTGCCGTTGCACCGGGCTTATGGCACAGCCCGGTGCCGAACTCGACCTGGATCTCCTTCGGTCAGACGGGACCGACGACGCCAGTGGGAGCCCAGCCAGGCGGGCATTTTGCGCCGAACGGCGACTACTTTTTCACGACGACGTTCACGCTTAATGGTCAGGCAACTGCGTTCACCTTCAGTGTCCTTGCCGATGACACGACGGCTGTTTTCCTGGACGGAACGGGCAGCGGAAACACTCTTATGAAGGCGGCACCGGGTGGTAACGTAATCTGCCAGAACGCTCTGCCGAACTGCCTGAACGTGGATACGGTGACGCAGGCCGATATCCCGGGTGCTCTTGCTTTGTTGACGCCCGGAACTCATACCCTGACGTTTGATGTGCAACAAATTGGCAGTTTTGATTTGGGCCTCGACTGGGACGCTACGGTCAACACAGTTCCTGAGCCGAGCACACTGTTTTTGCTGGGAACGGGCCTACTCGGAGGTGCAGGTGCGATGTACCGGAAGATCCGCGCGTAA